Genomic segment of Geminocystis herdmanii PCC 6308:
ACCGATAAGTTATATTATCGAATACTCTTAAAATCATATTTACTTATGAATATCATGTATTTTATTCATTAGTTACCTCCAAAAAATTGATGCTATAGTTAGTAAATTAGTAATGGTAACGACACTGAATAATAATAATCTCATCGTCTAATAACTGATAAATTAATCGATGTTCTTGATTAATACGTCTTGACCACAATCCACTAAAATCAAACTTTAAGAGTTCAGGTTTGCCAATACCATCAAATGGGTTTCTTTCTATATCTTTAATGATTTGATTAATTCTTTTTAATGTTTTTTTATCTTGATTTTGCCAATATAAATAATCATGCCAACCGTCTTCTAAAAAGGAAATTTTCATGATTATTATTCCTCTTCAATTAATTCATGACTTTCGTATTTTCCTTGTTTTAATTCTCCTAATGCTTTATAAAGTCGTTGGGCATTTTCTGGACTC
This window contains:
- a CDS encoding Txe/YoeB family addiction module toxin, producing MKISFLEDGWHDYLYWQNQDKKTLKRINQIIKDIERNPFDGIGKPELLKFDFSGLWSRRINQEHRLIYQLLDDEIIIIQCRYHY